AGTAATATTTCTCCACCATTTGATTCAATGATTTCCTGTTGCGGTAAGACAAATGAAGCACCCGCCGAACCTAAATCCTGTGTAGGTGTGTGGCTTCTTTCCCAGGTAGCCCCTACTGCAGAAGTAATTGAATCTACGAATTTAGCTCCATGTTCCTCTAACCAATGAATACTTTCTAATGCTTTATCTCCAAAAACATTAATGAGTTCTGGATCACCAACATAATCCCCATCGACATAAGTCTGTAATTTATGTAATGCAGGCGAATCATAGAGATAGGTTTCTCCATTAATATTATACTCTTTTAAATCTTCTGCTATTTCTTTTTGCCACTCTTCCATTAACTCATGTTGTGGCTCTAATTCAATAAGTTTCTCAATCGTCTCAATTAAATTAGGATTCATCTCTTGTTGATGTTGCCTCTCGGGATCAGCCGCGTTCATCGCGCTAGCTGCCACAATAGTATTTCCACCAATAATAGGCATCTTTTCCAGCACTAGAACAGAGTAACCCGCCTCTGATATTTCTGCGCCAGCAGACATACCTGCTCCTCCTGACCCTATCACAACTGCATCTACTGTTTTCTCTATCTTCTCTTGATTATTGCTCTCTAGATTATCAATTGGTTTAGTAATTGCTAATTCGTTAGCTCCAGCGGCCAAGAGTGCATTCTTAACTGCTAATATTATTGCCTCGCTAGTAACAGTAGCACCAGAAATGGCATCAACGTTAATTGTGGTATTAGCCATTATGTCCTGAGGAATATTTGCAATAGCTTTCCCTGCAATTTCTTGTGTTTCTTGATGGTTTGAGATATTTATTCCGACAATTTCATTCTTTGTGACTTCTACCTCCACTTCTATAGGGCCATTATGTCCCTCTACAATTTCTTCATAACTTCCAGGTACAAATAAATCATCTGTTGCGTTTACTCTGATATAGCTCCATAACAAACCAAATACTAAAGCAAATGACATCAGCCA
This region of Suicoccus acidiformans genomic DNA includes:
- a CDS encoding FAD-dependent oxidoreductase → MRFRRVCTWLMSFALVFGLLWSYIRVNATDDLFVPGSYEEIVEGHNGPIEVEVEVTKNEIVGINISNHQETQEIAGKAIANIPQDIMANTTINVDAISGATVTSEAIILAVKNALLAAGANELAITKPIDNLESNNQEKIEKTVDAVVIGSGGAGMSAGAEISEAGYSVLVLEKMPIIGGNTIVAASAMNAADPERQHQQEMNPNLIETIEKLIELEPQHELMEEWQKEIAEDLKEYNINGETYLYDSPALHKLQTYVDGDYVGDPELINVFGDKALESIHWLEEHGAKFVDSITSAVGATWERSHTPTQDLGSAGASFVLPQQEIIESNGGEILLEHKAEEFILDGDSERVIGVKGTTSEGTLFEIYGEKGVVLATGGFAANPEMREKYNTFWAEAGESVETTNPVSSQGDGIVMAEKIDAGLTGMEWIQMVTWSDQAITAAIENTIQVNQDGERFVREDGRRDEICQAILEQDGGYMYRIYDATTIEDELDGISYKGVPITEYVGKGAYMNDTLEGLAEDMGVPFEALQKTINEYNGYVENGGDPLGRTLFGAKIERGPFYAVKYAPRFHHTMGGVMINSRAQALDTEGEVIPGLYAAGEVTGGIHGSNRLGGNAITDIITFGRIAGQSLVEDGSGN